A genomic region of Tamandua tetradactyla isolate mTamTet1 chromosome 2, mTamTet1.pri, whole genome shotgun sequence contains the following coding sequences:
- the LOC143666861 gene encoding bile acid-CoA:amino acid N-acyltransferase-like isoform X3, which yields MIQLTATPTSALADEPVHIRATGLPPSQVVTFEASLEDEKGNLFHSQAYYRANEAGEVDLEHASALGGDYVGVHPTGLFWSLKPEKILTTLVKRDVMNSPFKVQLKLYDSNIVIGTLHMATPKASLTAERWYVVPGVTRIQVREGRIQGALFLPPGEGLSQG from the exons ATGATTCAGCTGACAGCTACTCCCACAAGTGCCCTTGCTGATGAGCCAGTGCATATCCGAGCTACAGGCCTGCCTCCTTCTCAGGTGGTGACTTTTGAGGCATCACTGGAAGATGAAAAGGGGAACCTGTTTCATTCTCAAGCATACTATAGGGCTAATGAAGCTGGGGAGGTGGACCTGGAGCATGCTTCTGCACTAGGAGGCGACTATGTGGGAGTCCACCCCACGGGGCTCTTCTGGTCTCTGAAGCCAGAGAAGATACTGACTACACTGGTGAAAAGAGATGTGATGAATAGTCCCTTCAAGGTCCAGTTGAAACTTTATGACTCAAATATAGTAATAGGAACCCTACACATGGCTACTCCAAAGGCCAGTCTGACTGCAGAAAGGTGGTACGTGGTGCCTGGTGTCACAAGGATTCAGGTCCGAGAAGGTCGCATTCAGGGagctctctttctccctccag gagaGGGTCTTTCCCAGGGGTAA